Proteins encoded by one window of Streptacidiphilus sp. PB12-B1b:
- a CDS encoding 1-acyl-sn-glycerol-3-phosphate acyltransferase — translation MSQAVAKFLLSPLARLIYRPVVLGRENVPKRGAVIIASNHLAAIDSAVIPLLAPRPVVFLAKAEYFTGKGLKGRLVKAFFAAMDSVPVQRGTHRAAQAALDTGLEVLKSGRAFGIYPEGTRSRDGRLYRGRTGVAWLALASGAPVVPVALEGTEQIQPIGTLLPRIRRVTIRFGEPLDFSDRIGATPVGPVRRAVTDEIMDAIHALSEQPRVDAYNEHAITA, via the coding sequence GTGTCGCAGGCCGTTGCCAAGTTCCTGCTGTCTCCGCTGGCGCGGCTGATCTACCGGCCGGTCGTCCTGGGGCGGGAGAACGTGCCGAAGCGGGGTGCGGTGATCATCGCCAGCAACCACCTGGCGGCCATCGACAGCGCGGTGATCCCGCTGCTGGCCCCGCGTCCGGTGGTGTTCCTGGCCAAGGCCGAGTACTTCACCGGGAAGGGACTCAAGGGCCGACTGGTCAAGGCGTTCTTCGCGGCCATGGACTCGGTCCCGGTGCAGCGCGGGACGCACCGGGCGGCGCAGGCGGCGCTGGACACGGGGCTGGAGGTGCTGAAGTCCGGCAGGGCCTTCGGCATCTATCCGGAGGGCACCCGCTCCCGCGACGGCCGGCTCTACCGGGGGCGGACCGGGGTGGCCTGGCTGGCGCTGGCGTCGGGCGCGCCGGTGGTGCCGGTCGCGCTGGAGGGCACCGAGCAGATCCAGCCCATCGGTACGCTGCTGCCGCGCATCCGCCGGGTGACCATCCGCTTCGGCGAGCCGCTGGACTTCTCCGACCGCATCGGCGCCACCCCCGTCGGCCCGGTCCGCCGTGCGGTCACCGACGAGATCATGGACGCCATCCACGCGCTCTCCGAGCAGCCCCGGGTGGACGCCTACAACGAGCACGCCATCACCGCCTAG
- a CDS encoding DUF5808 domain-containing protein — translation MNRDDDDRCWKLGQFYFNKDDRRILVPKKFGFGRTLNFAHPVSWLLFAAPIVIGVIAAANKG, via the coding sequence GTGAACCGGGACGACGATGATCGTTGCTGGAAGCTCGGCCAGTTCTACTTCAACAAGGACGACCGCCGCATCCTGGTGCCGAAGAAGTTCGGGTTCGGGCGCACGCTCAACTTCGCCCACCCCGTCTCCTGGCTCTTGTTCGCGGCGCCGATCGTCATCGGGGTGATCGCCGCGGCCAACAAGGGCTGA
- a CDS encoding helix-turn-helix transcriptional regulator: protein MSNALQQLMRERLDREGWSYGEVARRGDIPRSTVHHLATSERLVRMPQPATLEGLARGLELPLDAVRRAAAEACGIHLYAAGPAPAEGGRPAADPEVDVLIASLQKLSVDDRRHVAALVESLLGKGAGVRGDQDGRSQAAE, encoded by the coding sequence GTGTCCAACGCGCTGCAGCAACTGATGAGAGAGCGGTTGGACCGGGAGGGCTGGTCCTACGGCGAGGTCGCCCGCCGCGGCGACATCCCCCGATCCACCGTGCACCACCTCGCCACCAGCGAACGACTGGTCAGAATGCCGCAGCCCGCGACCCTGGAGGGCCTCGCCCGGGGGCTCGAGCTGCCGCTGGACGCCGTCCGCCGGGCCGCCGCCGAGGCGTGCGGCATCCACCTGTACGCGGCCGGCCCCGCCCCGGCCGAGGGCGGCCGCCCGGCCGCCGACCCCGAGGTGGACGTGCTCATCGCCAGCCTGCAGAAGCTCTCAGTGGACGACCGCCGCCATGTCGCCGCCCTGGTCGAGTCGCTGCTCGGCAAGGGCGCCGGCGTCCGCGGCGATCAGGACGGACGTTCGCAAGCGGCAGAGTAG